Proteins found in one Ovis aries strain OAR_USU_Benz2616 breed Rambouillet chromosome 19, ARS-UI_Ramb_v3.0, whole genome shotgun sequence genomic segment:
- the ALAS1 gene encoding 5-aminolevulinate synthase, non-specific, mitochondrial, with product METVVRRCPFLSRVPQAFLQKAGKSLLFYAQNCPKMMEIGAKPAPRALSTSAVLCQQVTETPPANDKDKTAKAEVQQAPDGSQQAPDGSQQTADGTQLPSGHPSLASSQGTGSKCPFLAAEMSQGGSSVFRKASLALQEDVQEMHAVREEVVQTSVNPSVINVKTEGGELNGLLKNFQDIMRKQRPEGVSHLLQDNLPKSVCTFQYDHFFEKKIDEKKNDHSYRVFKTVNRKAQSFPMADDYSDSLISKKQVSVWCSNDYLGMSRHPRVCGAVIDTLKQHGTGAGGTRNISGTSKFHVDLERELADLHGKDAALLFSSCFVANDSTLFTLAKMMPGCEIYSDAGNHASMIQGIRNSGVPKYIFRHNDVSHLRELLQRSDPAVPKIVAFETVHSMDGAVCPLEELCDVAHEFGAITFVDEVHAVGLYGLQGGGIGDRDGVMPKMDIISGTLGKAIGCVGGYIASTSSLIDTVRSYAAGFIFTTSLPPMLLAGALESVRILRSAEGQALRRQHQRNVKLMRQMLMDAGLPVVHCPSHIIPVRVADAAKNTEVCDELMTRHNIYVQAINYPTVPRGEELLRIAPTPHHTPQMMSYFVDHLLATWKRVGLELKPHSSAECNFCRRPLHFEMMSEREKSYFSGMSKLVSAQA from the exons ATGGAGACTGTTGTTCGTCGCTGCCCATTCTTATCCCGAGTGCCTCAAGCCTTTCTGCAGAAGGCAGGCAAATCTCTATTGTTCTATGCCCAAAACTGCCCTAAGATGATGGAAATTGGGGCCAAGCCAGCCCCTCGGGCCCTGTCCACTTCAGCAGTCCTCTGCCAGCAGGTCACAGAAACCCCTCCAGCTAATGACA AGGATAAAACCGCCAAAGCTGAAGTGCAGCAGGCTCCTGACGGATCGCAGCAGGCTCCTGATGGATCCCAGCAGACTGCAGATGGCACACAGCTTCCGTCTGGACACCCTTCCCTCGCCTCGAGCCAGGGCACTGGGAGCAAGTGCCCTTTCCTGGCAGCCGAGATGAGCCAGGGTGGCAGCAGCGTCTTCCGCAAAGCCAGCCTGGCGCTTCAGGAAGATGTACAGGAGATGCATGCCGTGAGGGAAG AGGTTGTCCAAACCTCAGTGAATCCCAGTGTGATTAACGTGAAGACCGAAGGAGGGGAGCTGAATGGACTGTTGAAGAACTTTCAGGATATCATGCGAAAGCAACGACCAGAAGGAGTGTCCCACCTTCTTCAAGATAACTTGCCAAAAT cCGTTTGCACTTTTCAGTATGATCACTTCTTTGAGAAGAaaattgatgagaaaaaaaatgaccatAGCTATCGAGTTTTCAAAACTGTGAACCGGAAGGCGCAGTCCTTCCCCATGGCAGATGACTATTCGGACTCTCTCATCAGCAAAAAGCAAGTGTCTGTCTGGTGTAGCAATGACTACCTAGGAATGAGTCGCCACCCACGGGTGTGTGGAGCCGTCAT agacactttgaaacagcatggtactggagCAGGGGGTACTAGAAATATTTCTGGAACTAGTAAATTCCACGTGGACCTGGAGCGGGAGCTGGCTGACCTCCATGGGAAAGATGCCGCACTCTTGTTCTCCTCGTGTTTTGTGGCCAATGACTCGACCCTCTTCACTCTGGCTAAGATGATGCCAG GCTGTGAGATTTACTCTGACGCTGGGAACCATGCTTCCATGATCCAAGGGATTCGGAACAGCGGAGTGCCAAAGTACATCTTCCGCCACAACGATGTCAGCCACCTCCGAGAACTGCTGCAAAGGTCCGACCCTGCCGTGCCCAAGATCGTCGCCTTTGAAACTGTCCACTCAATGGACG GGGCAGTGTGCCCGCTGGAAGAGCTCTGTGATGTGGCCCACGAGTTTGGAGCAATCACCTTCGTGGATGAGGTCCACGCAGTGGGGCTCTACGGGCTGCAAGGCGGAGGGATTGGCGATCGGGATGGAGTTATGCCAAAAATGGACATCATTTCTGGAACACTTG GCAAAGCCATTGGCTGCGTTGGAGGGTACATCGCCAGCACGAGTTCCCTGATCGACACCGTCCGGTCCTATGCAGCGGGCTTCATCTTCACCACCTCCCTGCCACCCATGCTGCTGGCTGGAGCACTGGAGTCTGTGCGGATCCTGAGGAGCGCTGAGGGCCAGGCACTTCGCCGCCAACACCAGCGCAACGTGAAGCTCATGAGGCAGATGCTGATGGATGCCGGCCTGCCAGTGGTCCACTGCCCCAGTCACATCATCCCTGTCCGG GTGGCAGATGCTGCTAAAAACACGGAGGTCTGTGATGAACTAATGACTAGACATAATATCTATGTCCAAGCGATCAATTACCCCACAGTGCCCCGGGGCGAGGAGCTGCTGCGCATCGCCCCCACGCCGCACCACACACCGCAGATGATGAGCTACTTCGTGG ATCATCTGCTGGCCACATGGAAGCGAGTTGGGCTGGAACTCAAGCCACATTCCTCAGCCGAGTGCAACTTCTGCAGGAGGCCACTGCATTTTGAAATGATGAGCGAAAGAGAGAAATCCTACTTCTCCGGTATGAGCAAGCTGGTATCTGCTCAGGCCTGA